A window of Gossypium hirsutum isolate 1008001.06 chromosome D13, Gossypium_hirsutum_v2.1, whole genome shotgun sequence genomic DNA:
TTCAGCTTCAGTTAATTTGCATACCAAAGAGTTTGAAACCCTCAGTCTTGTCGTCTTGTTTCTGCTTCGCAGTCGCCATTGATCCTTGCTCTTCTTGGACATGTTTTTCATCATCAATGGGGTAATAATGTCCCAACCGAAGCTGCAAATCAACTTCTATTCCAACATGAACGGTGTTTACCGCCACGAACGTGCCACCGTTCCTGGATCTGTTGGCATTGATCATGCAGAACCTTCGGACTTCATTCTCCTTCCGGCATTCGCATACGAAGAACGAAACCACATCGTTGGCCTTCAACTCTTTTTCCTTCAGAAACCGGTTCCAGCCCCTGGTGAAAACAAAGCTTTGGCTGCTATTCCAATAGCAATAACGAAACTTCCATATCCTCATAAACTTGTCGTAGAAAACCAACTCAACATGGTTCGTTTTGCGATCGCCAATATCGGCATTCTCCTTTTCGGTCCAGGAAACCGGCGGAAAATATTTGACAGCATATTTTTTGGGGATGACAAGCCTATTCAACTTACCAACATCACTTGGTGTTAGCTCCTTTTGGAACAATTGTTTGCAAATTAGCCCTTCATTGCTATAAGTCTCCACTGAGTTGAGAGCAATGCTTGGTTTTATACTTCTAGAGCGAGCCTTAATAAAATCCATGAACTTGTATTGGGAAGAACCGTCTCTTATCATGCTAAGGGCAGCTTCTGCACTGTAATGGCTCAGCAACTTGGGCTCCTCAATTGTGATTTCGTTCCGTGGAAAGTTCCGATGAGTGTCTCCAGGGCGGAACTTGATCACTGCACTATCGTAGGCCACGGCTGCATCTATTTCGGTTTTGAAAGTCCCTAGCCAAATTCGGGTATGATTAGTGTATAATTGAGCTCCCCATTGTCCATTTTTCTGTCGCATTACGCCTTTGAATTGCGACGAATTGCCTTTACCGCCGCACCTTTGGCTTTTGTTTGCTTGATGAGTGGTGCTAATAGAATCTGAAACATCCGAATTTGTATTTGCTTCACCACTTGAAATCACACTTAGTATCTCTTCTTCCATAATATCTaacaaaataatccaaaaaaaaaaacaattttaaaggaCTGATTTGAACTTCGAATCTATTATATGCCATCTCTTAAAAGTGATTATATAAATCAGTTAAATTAAGCTTCGAGTTCAATTATACATCTAAATCCGAACTGCTCCCCAAATATTCAATCTAACGAATTCGAGCATCAAACTTATTCCTTATACCAATCAAATAAAATCAGAAACAATCACAGTAGAAAAAATTATGATTCTATACTTGTAACTGAAACTAGTATGCAAGaaagtaaaaaaagtaaaaaaaagaaacctGGTACCTTGTTACTTAAGCAAGAGAATTGAAACCAAGAGTTGGTTGTCTCTAAAAATCAAACAGGTTTTGCTATAAGAAAACTATGATAAACCCTACTGATTACTTTATATGTGGTTCGGGAAATTGCTTGGAAAGTAAGAAACATGTtggagaaaaggaaagaaaataagtaTAGAGAAAAATCTgctgatttaattaaaattgctGACAAAACTCTTAGATTTTGCTTTGGTAAGTATATAATCCATATTTTGAGAGGGgattcaaatttgatttaattttcaccatttttttaGTAGGTTAATTAATAAGCCACCAATTTCAGTACAGCATAAAAATATGACTAAATTATCTAAATTAGGCCGTTTTATTCTTCATCATTAAATCCATAGTAAATAGCAATTATTATTTTTCCAGATATTTCCAGTGAATATAAAGGGTTCAGCTGGAAGCCTCTGCAATCTGGTGAAGTGGTTTTGTTCTTGGGTTGTTTCTTATGCCTTCAACTTTCTACTTCAGTGGAGCTCTAAAATTTAATACCACCAACTATGTTAATTGGGACTTTTCTTTCACTTGAAGTACGCTCCAAACATGATCCGACACTCATCCGAATCCGAATAATGTAGAACactaataatatataacaataaCTTAATCACGATTATGACAAATATGAATTTCTTCCGCAGGAGTTATCATTCTAAAACCATTTATCATTACACTATTACAGGAATATTCTTCATATTTTCAAGCATTTCTGGGGTAGCGATCATATTCATCGCAAAGCTGGTGGCAGAGACCAAGGGGCGAACGCTAGAAGAAATTCAAGCATCCATTAGTCGACATTTAGAATAAACTGACAAATATAATCATGTCGGGATATTGATTTCCATAGATTCAGAGACTTGTTTCAATATTGATCACCTTATGCTTTGTTCTTGACCTTATTTCAGCTTCAATTTACCAGAATGtttctttttttggtatttttcatGAATCTGCAAAAATTAAGATATGTGGTTCATTTAAAACTTGAAATAAAAGCCAATTAGTTCTTAACAAATCTTATTTAACTTTTGAGCCATCATAACTGTGCTTATTGGTGATCAAatgtataaacaaataaaagggaTTAATTATATTCCATCAAAACTTTCTGCTGTTGTAAACTTCTGGAATGTCCAATGAAGTTCTCCAGTTATTGTTTCCAAGATGTCTCGTCAACCCAATGTGCAATAAGGTTAACATTGAGAAGATCATAGGGCCAAAACAGATGTAAAGCCTGCATCAATAGCTATTCGGTTCAATTACATGAAGAAACAAATGAATCAGGTATGTCAACTGAACCAGAAAAGGACCAAAAAGGGTTAATGAATCCCTGTTATATGACTCAAACAAACCTGCCTTTATGCCAAGGACTACAGAACTGTCAATGAGATTGCTGCAGACCGAAGCTTCACTCCATCATCATCCCACTTCGATTGTGGAGCAGTTGTACCAGCAATGATGGCCTGTACCATAAGCTATTCCATTAGATATACAACACGAGAATGATAAAATGTAAAATCTGTAGCATCAAAATCTCTACTGGAAGTTGTGCTCTTGAAAGTTAGGTTGAAAAGTCTAAAATAAATACGAGATATGCCGATGCATGGCCAAAAACAGTCAGTCTTAAGCTTACTGCTTCACGCATGCCTTTGTGGCAATATACAATGTTTGTGTACCTTTTGACAAGAGGACAACTATTGAATCACATTAACAATCGAAGAGTATTTGTTAACACACCTTTCCACCACTAACGGCGGCCATTATCGCGATGTGCTGCTCATCTCTTCCAAATTCATAGAAATAGTAAGTCCTGACATGAATTGAGCACTTTAGCAACATAAATTTGTAACTTTATAGCTACTGCAACATACATGAATGATGGTTATTTGTCATCTAAGGTGCAAACCGCTACATTCAGTAATTCTCTTGATCATTTTTACATACCGAAAAAGGAACAGATTAGCATCTTTTCACCTAATTTGAATTGATTATCAGTTGCTCATAATAGTTTGAGAAAGGTTGAATAACTTACTTGAAACCTTCATCTTCCTTTATCTTTATGGTTCTGGCATTATAAAGTGTTGCTCCACCTGCCATTGAACCATTACAAGAATTGAAGAGCAATAGTAAAGATGACACAAACCGACAAAAAAGCTATTATGGAAACCTAAATCAATGTCTTGACAAAGATTTTAATCATGGCCAACCTGGTACAAAGATTTTAGCTGCGTCCTTTATGGAACCTAAATCTGTAATATCTTGGGCCTGCTCCAGTTAAAAAAGATCGTATAATTGTCTGGTAAGCTGATAGGAAAGTATTTGAAAGAGATGAAACGGATGAATAGAATAAGATCGGACAACACGGAAAAAGATTACATAGTGTAAACTAATAAGTTCAAAATGGATATGTAACCAACAGGTATACGAGGAAACTCTTAAATGACCGGTGAAACTATACTGGTGCATTAGTGATGATCTATATTTTCTACAAGATATGATTCAATACCATTTTGAACTATCTACCTCATGCATTAATCATAGGCAACAATGGCAGAAATCCTATCATTACAATCTACAGCATCTGACATATGCCCTTGGAGCTAATCTATAGGCCTAATAAGAAACTTCCTGATACAAACCTCTAGGAAGGTGATTTTGAGTTGATTGGTCGGGCGAATGACAACACTCAAAACCTCGGATCTGTAGATTTATACCAAAATGACAGATATCAGGTACAAGTTGAGAATATGAGAAGCTTCATAGCACTAAAACTTTCTATGCATGCTTCATCTGTAAACTGATcttaaacatcaaatataatGCAAATACCCATCGGTTGA
This region includes:
- the LOC107889797 gene encoding AP2/ERF and B3 domain-containing transcription factor At1g50680 — translated: MEEEILSVISSGEANTNSDVSDSISTTHQANKSQRCGGKGNSSQFKGVMRQKNGQWGAQLYTNHTRIWLGTFKTEIDAAVAYDSAVIKFRPGDTHRNFPRNEITIEEPKLLSHYSAEAALSMIRDGSSQYKFMDFIKARSRSIKPSIALNSVETYSNEGLICKQLFQKELTPSDVGKLNRLVIPKKYAVKYFPPVSWTEKENADIGDRKTNHVELVFYDKFMRIWKFRYCYWNSSQSFVFTRGWNRFLKEKELKANDVVSFFVCECRKENEVRRFCMINANRSRNGGTFVAVNTVHVGIEVDLQLRLGHYYPIDDEKHVQEEQGSMATAKQKQDDKTEGFKLFGMQIN